One genomic segment of Pseudomonas fortuita includes these proteins:
- the pqqA gene encoding pyrroloquinoline quinone precursor peptide PqqA, which yields MWNKPAFTDLRIGFEVTMYFANR from the coding sequence ATGTGGAATAAACCCGCCTTTACCGACCTGCGCATCGGCTTTGAAGTGACGATGTACTTCGCCAAT